In a single window of the Elaeis guineensis isolate ETL-2024a chromosome 8, EG11, whole genome shotgun sequence genome:
- the LOC105050840 gene encoding protein MANNAN SYNTHESIS-RELATED 1 produces MNKRISVRPPTFSSSHSAKSIHRAKPNKSIRKNKENVEENKNGKSGGKAPKAFEEKEGLAVKRRGVIVFRSSLSRRSALGTSERPAPLVHLPFPSSAKPGGFPYSSLSLSELSLPWPVPRKSSLALLYPLGVFKLRTNEAHTNSLWFFLEAFLSLFLFSLFLWFASWRGAMAVDPRQVLAAFLTMSMFAMLGNMIKKDHFDNMELSLPTPWLPSGSNVNIMRVEEREGRQASEVKAGPWSKRGQEQKTCWNKPAAIKEAEQSKGFITFSLTGGPEYHVSQITDAVVIARYLGATLVLPDIRGSELGQKKNFEDMYDADKFMRSLDGVIRMVKEVPAEVATEKPPVVRVPNRVSEDFIMENIEPVFRTKSYLRLAIFFPSINMKVGERRNNDLDSTACLAMFGSLELKPEIYEVADRMVERLRTLSHKPDDQFIAVDLRVDILEKKRCKESRGTRRKSCYNAREIGDFLRKIGFDGDTTVYLTQTWWHESLNPLKEIFPKTYTKDDLIPADKKGKFLRSGSSELERALDFHICSRSDVFVPAISGLFYGNVAGKRIASGRTQILVPSQVPPGSSAPASDFISTYVTKKNHLAYSCYC; encoded by the exons ATGAACAAAAGGATCAGTGTCCGACCCCCCACCTTTTCCTCTTCTCATTCAGCAAAATCCATCCACCGAGCAAAACCAAATAAATCAATCCGAAAAAACAAAGAAAACGTAGAAGAGAACAAGAACGGAAAAAGTGGGGGAAAAGCACCCAAAGCTTTCGAGGAAAAGGAAGGACTAGCAGTCAAAAGGAGAGGGGTCATCGTTTTCCGCTCGTCTCTTTCTCGAAGGTCGGCACTCGGAACCTCGGAGCGCCCGGCGCCCCTCGTGCATCTCCCCTTCCCGTCCTCGGCGAAACCTGGGGGCTTTCcttactcctctctctctctctctgagctgTCACTCCCTTGGCCGGTTCCTCGTAAAAGCTCTCTGGCCCTTCTCTACCCCCTCGGGGTCTTTAAATTGCGGACGAACGAAGCCCATACCAACTCGCTCTGGTTCTTTCTTGAAGCCTTTCTCtcgctctttcttttctctctcttcttgtgGTTTGCTTCTTGGAGAGGGGCAATGGCGGTGGATCCGAGGCAGGTGCTGGCGGCGTTCTTGACGATGTCCATGTTTGCTATGCTCGGGAATATGATCAAGAAGGATCACTTCGATAACATGGAG CTGAGTCTTCCCACGCCATGGTTGCCATCTGGTTCTAACGTTAATATAATGAGAGTTGAAGAGAGGGAGGGACGCCAAGCTTCCGAAGTGAAAGCAGGGCCATGGAGCAAGAGAGGCCAAGAACAAAAAACTTGTTGGAACAAACCAGCAGCTATAA AGGAGGCAGAGCAATCAAAAGGTTTCATCACGTTCTCTTTGACAGGTGGTCCTGAGTACCATGTCTCCCAG ATTACAGATGCGGTGGTCATTGCAAGGTATCTGGGTGCTACACTGGTGCTGCCTGATATCAGAGGAAGTGAATTGGGTCAAAAGAA GAATTTTGAAGATATGTATGATGCTGATAAATTCATGAGGAGCCTGGATGGTGTGATAAGGATGGTCAAGGAGGTCCCTGCTGAGGTAGCGACTGAAAAGCCACCAGTTGTCAGAGTCCCTAATAGGGTTTCGGAAGACTTTATTATGGAGAATATTGAACCAGTATTCCGAACTAAGAGTTACTTGAGGCTTGCAATTTTCTTCCCTTCAATAAATATGAAGGTGGGGGAAAGGCGGAACAATGACCTGGATTCAACTGCTTGCTTAGCCATGTTTGGTAGCCTTGAACTGAAACCTGAAATTTATGAAGTTGCTGACCGGATGGTGGAGAGGCTGAGAACCCTTAGCCACAAGCCAGATGACCAGTTCATTGCAGTTGACTTGAGGGTTGATATTTTAGAGAAAAAGAGGTGCAAAGAGAGTAGAGGCACACGAAGGAAGAGTTGTTACAATGCACGGGAGATCGGAGACTTCTTAAGGAAAATTGGCTTTGATGGAGATACGACTGTTTATCTGACTCAGACTTGGTGGCATGAAAGTCTTAATCCTTTGAAGGAGATCTTCCCAAAAACTTACACCAAG GATGATCTAATACCTGCAGACAAGAAAGGCAAATTCCTCAGGTCAGGAAGTTCTGAATTAGAGAGAGCTCTTGACTTCCACATTTGCTCCCGTAGTGATGTGTTTGTGCCTGCCATTTCTGGCCTGTTCTATGGAAATGTTGCTGGGAAAAGAATAGCTTCTGGGCGGACCCAAATACTCGTCCCCTCCCAAGTGCCTCCTGGTTCCTCGGCCCCGGCTTCTGATTTCATCTCAACCTATGTCACCAAGAAGAACCATCTGGCATACTCTTGCTATTGCTAA